The following are encoded together in the Candidatus Omnitrophota bacterium genome:
- the hisA gene encoding 1-(5-phosphoribosyl)-5-[(5-phosphoribosylamino)methylideneamino]imidazole-4-carboxamide isomerase, whose amino-acid sequence MIIIPAIDLKDQKVVRLTQGKFDQKTEYNHDPVSIAQKWQSCGAQLIHIVDLDGAEKGISTNFDIIKKIKESIDVPIEVGGGIRNKETIQRFADIGISRIILGTKAVEDFDFIKDVLSKWDNQIAVSLDCANGMVATKGWAEVSSIQGKDLAQKLEQAGLKTLIYTDIARDGALVGPNIKQIQEILNTVNLSVIASGGISSLDDIKNILSIKAKNLYGVIIGKALYENKFDLKEAIALCSQNV is encoded by the coding sequence ATGATTATTATACCCGCTATCGACTTAAAAGATCAAAAAGTTGTCCGTCTCACGCAAGGTAAATTTGATCAAAAAACAGAATATAATCACGATCCAGTATCAATTGCTCAAAAATGGCAAAGCTGTGGAGCCCAATTGATTCATATTGTTGATTTAGATGGAGCCGAAAAAGGTATTTCAACTAATTTTGATATTATCAAGAAAATTAAAGAATCAATCGATGTTCCGATTGAAGTCGGAGGCGGCATCCGCAACAAAGAAACAATTCAACGTTTTGCAGACATTGGAATTTCTCGTATTATCTTAGGGACAAAGGCGGTTGAAGATTTCGATTTTATCAAAGACGTTCTTTCAAAGTGGGATAATCAAATCGCCGTTAGCCTTGATTGCGCTAATGGAATGGTCGCAACCAAAGGATGGGCTGAAGTTTCATCTATCCAAGGAAAAGACCTTGCCCAAAAGCTTGAGCAAGCTGGGCTTAAAACTCTTATTTACACAGATATTGCACGCGATGGCGCTCTTGTTGGGCCCAATATTAAACAAATACAAGAAATCTTAAATACGGTCAACCTTTCAGTGATTGCTTCCGGTGGAATATCAAGTCTTGATGACATTAAAAATATTTTGTCAATCAAAGCAAAAAATCTTTACGGCGTTATCATTGGAAAAGCACTATATGAAAATAAATTTGATTTGAAAGAAGCGATTGCACTATGCTCACAAAACGTATAA
- the hisH gene encoding imidazole glycerol phosphate synthase subunit HisH, with amino-acid sequence MISIVDYGMGNLRSVQKALEKVGATAIVTDNPDIISTSEKIVLPGVGAIAPAMDKLKSLKLIEIIKNAIKNGKPFLGICLGLQLLFDQSDEGGTVETLGIIPGSVVRFTDLKIPHMGWNQLNIKQKNCPLFKGIEENSNAYFCHSFFVKPKNNEVSATTTNYGLDFTSSISKNNIFGVQFHPEKSQEIGLKILKNFNELK; translated from the coding sequence ATGATTTCTATTGTTGATTACGGAATGGGGAATTTAAGAAGCGTCCAAAAAGCACTTGAAAAAGTTGGCGCAACCGCCATTGTCACAGACAATCCTGACATTATCAGCACATCTGAAAAGATTGTTTTACCTGGTGTTGGCGCCATCGCGCCTGCCATGGATAAACTTAAAAGTCTTAAGCTTATTGAAATAATAAAAAACGCCATCAAAAATGGAAAACCATTTTTAGGTATCTGCTTAGGTCTTCAACTTTTATTCGACCAAAGCGATGAAGGCGGTACTGTTGAAACTCTCGGCATTATTCCAGGATCTGTTGTTAGGTTTACTGATCTTAAAATCCCTCACATGGGATGGAACCAGCTTAATATTAAACAAAAAAATTGCCCTTTATTTAAAGGGATTGAAGAGAACTCTAATGCGTATTTTTGTCATTCGTTTTTTGTAAAACCAAAAAACAATGAAGTCAGTGCAACAACAACGAACTATGGTCTAGATTTTACATCTTCAATCTCAAAGAATAATATTTTTGGAGTTCAGTTTCACCCTGAAAAAAGTCAAGAAATAGGATTAAAGATCTTAAAAAACTTTAACGAATTAAAATGA
- a CDS encoding imidazoleglycerol-phosphate dehydratase, with protein MLNLKKDRKATFERKSTETEIIAELNLDGKGSAKIKTGIGILDHMLELFAFHGLFDLNLEVQKADTEIDIHHTNEDIGIVLGKIFKKALGDMNGIKRFGFAAAPMESTFSEVILDIGGRGYLKLSFEGASGTNMQDGYALTYLEHFLESFANNLGVNLIVNVKNVSEDLHTTLETAFKALGLALCDAVRIETRRKGVPSTKGIID; from the coding sequence ATGCTAAACTTAAAAAAAGATCGAAAAGCAACATTTGAACGCAAAAGTACTGAAACCGAAATCATAGCCGAACTTAATCTCGACGGAAAAGGGTCAGCAAAAATCAAAACCGGCATAGGCATTCTTGACCACATGCTTGAACTTTTTGCTTTTCATGGATTATTCGATTTAAACCTTGAAGTTCAAAAAGCAGATACAGAAATTGATATCCATCACACTAACGAAGACATTGGTATTGTACTCGGAAAAATTTTCAAAAAAGCTTTAGGCGACATGAATGGCATTAAACGCTTTGGCTTTGCTGCAGCACCAATGGAATCGACATTTTCTGAAGTTATTCTGGATATTGGCGGACGTGGTTACCTCAAGCTTAGTTTTGAAGGTGCCTCTGGAACAAATATGCAAGACGGATACGCTCTAACTTATCTCGAGCACTTTCTCGAGTCTTTTGCGAATAATCTTGGAGTCAATCTTATTGTCAATGTTAAAAATGTCAGCGAAGACTTGCACACAACTCTCGAGACAGCTTTTAAGGCGTTGGGGCTTGCTCTATGTGATGCTGTTCGCATTGAAACTCGACGCAAGGGCGTTCCTTCAACAAAAGGAATTATTGACTAA